In the genome of Muntiacus reevesi chromosome 5, mMunRee1.1, whole genome shotgun sequence, one region contains:
- the LOC136169503 gene encoding serum amyloid A protein-like produces MKLFTGLILCSLVLGAHGLLSFLGEAFEGAKDMWRAYRDMREADYIGADKYFHARGNYDAAQRGPGGAWAAKVISDARENIQGITDPVFKGMTRDQVREDSKADQFANEWGRSGKDPNHFRPPGLPDKY; encoded by the exons ATGAAGCTCTTCACAGGCCTCATCCTCTGCTCCTTGGTGCTGGGAGCCCACGGCCTGCTCTCCTTCCTTGGTGAGGCTTTTGAAG GGGCTAAAGACATGTGGAGAGCCTACAGAGACATGAGAGAAGCCGACTACATAGGTGCAGACAAGTACTTCCACGCCCGGGGAAACTATGATGCTGCCCAAAGGGGACCAGGGGGTGCCTGGGCTGCTAAAGTGATCAG TGATGCCAGAGAGAATATTCAGGGAATCACAGACCCTGTGTTTAAGGGCATGACCAGGGACCAGGTGCGGGAGGACTCGAAGGCCGACCAGTTTGCCAACGAGTGGGGCCGGAGCGGCAAAGACCCCAACCACTTCAGACCCCCTGGCCTGCCTGACAAGTACTGA